In Ipomoea triloba cultivar NCNSP0323 chromosome 15, ASM357664v1, one genomic interval encodes:
- the LOC116006497 gene encoding cysteine--tRNA ligase, chloroplastic/mitochondrial-like, translating into MNVCCFLQGKKQELRLESLAALEKTLRSSLTVLGIMPSSYSEALQQLREKALKRAKLTEDQVFHKIEERASARKNKEYERSDAIRKELAALGIALMDSPEGTTWRPTIPFAFQEEQFATT; encoded by the exons ATGAATGTGTGTTGTTTTCTGCAGGGTAAGAAGCAAGAATTGCGATTGGAGTCACTTGCTGCTTTAGAGAAAACTTTACGGAGTTCTCTGACTGTTCTGGGGATCATGCCAAGTAGTTACTCAGAG GCTTTGCAGCAGCTGAGGGAGAAAGCATTAAAGCGCGCCAAACTGACCGAAGATCAAGTTTTTCATAAAATAGAAGAGAGGGCCTCAGCGAGAAAAAACAAAGAGTATGAGAGATCTGACGCAATACGAAAGGAATTGGCGGCTCTAGGCATTGCTTTGATGGATAGCCCAGAAGGGACAACTTGGAGACCAACTATTCCATTTGCATTTCAGGAAGAGCAGTTTGCCACAACCTGA
- the LOC116006495 gene encoding cysteine--tRNA ligase, chloroplastic/mitochondrial-like isoform X1: MTLFKCYRPLTPLLHCQSLIPFHSLKLFTNSGTGRALPFPTRTRVRVRCFNSSSQSAVRIENINKDKDKTGDQLKNHQLWLYNTMSKEKELFKPKVLGKVGMYVCGVTAYDLSHIGHARVYVCFDVLYRYLKHLGYEVNYVRNFTDVDDKIIARANELGEDPISLSRRYCEEFLLDMAYLHCLPPSVEPRVSDHMPQIINMIQQILDNGCAYRINGDIYFSVDKFPEYGKLSGRKLEDNRAGERVAVDTRKKNPADFALWKSAKDGEPFWESPWGPGRPGWHIECSAMSATYLGYSFDIHGGGMDLIFPHHENEIAQSCAACNKSAISYWMHNGFVNIDSEKMSKSLGNFFTIRQVIDIYHPLALRLFLMGTHYRSPINYTIAQLESASDRIFYIYQTLYDCEIVLTQHDGSSRKDSVPSGTAECIEKFQNELLISISDDLHTPVALAAMSDPLKMMNDLLHTRKGKKQELRLESLAALEKTLRSSLTVLGIMPSSYSEALQQLREKALKRAKLTEDQVFHKIEERASARKNKEYERSDAIRKELAALGIALMDSPEGTTWRPTIPFAFQEEQFATT; this comes from the exons ATGACCCTCTTCAAGTGTTACAGGCCATTGACGCCGCTTCTTCACTGCCAGTCGCTAATCCCATTCCACAGCCTCAAGCTCTTCACCAACTCCGGCACCGGCAGGGCTTTGCCTTTTCCCACAAGAACCAGGGTTAGGGTTCGGTGCTTCAACTCTTCATCACAGAGCGCGGTTAGAATTGAGAACATCAATAAAGACAAGGATAAGACTGGGGATCAGTTGAAGAACCACCAATTATGGCTGTACAATACAATGAGCAAAGAGAAGGAGCTGTTCAAACCCAAAGTCCTTGGAAAAGTCGGAATGTATGTTTGTGGTGTCACCGCATATGATCTCAGCCACATTGGCCATGCTCGCGTTTACGTCTGCTTCGACGTTCTCTACAG GTACCTTAAACATTTGGGATACGAAGTCAATTATGTGCGCAATTTCACTGATGTTGATGACAAG ATTATTGCCAGAGCAAATGAGTTGGGGGAGGATCCAATCAGTTTAAGCAGACGGTATTGTGAAGAATTTCTTCTTGATATGGCATATCTTCATTGTCTTCCCCCTTCAGTTGAGCCTCGTGTCTCAGATCACATGCCCCAAATAATCAATATGATACAGCAG ATTCTTGATAATGGTTGTGCTTACAGAATCAATGGTGACATCTACTTTTCTGTAGATAAATTTCCAGAATATGGAAAATTATCTGGGCGAAAATTGGAAGATAATAGAGCAGGTGAGCGAGTGGCAGTGGATACAAGGAAGAAAAATCCTGCAGATTTTGCTTTGTGGAAA TCTGCAAAGGATGGAGAGCCTTTCTGGGAGAGTCCTTGGGGTCCAGGAAGACCTGGATGGCATATTGAATGCAGTGCTATGAGTGCGACATATTTAGGGTATTCTTTTGACATACATGGTGGTGGGATGGATCTTATATTTCCCCatcatgaaaatgaaattgcaCAGAGTTGTGCTGCATGCAACAAGAGCGCTATTAGTTATTGGATGCATAATGGATTTGTAAACATTGACTCGgagaaaatgtcaaaatcaCTTGGAAACTTTTTCACAATTCGGCAG GTTATTGATATTTATCATCCACTGGCATTAAGGCTTTTTCTAATGGGGACACATTATAGATCTCCAATTAATTACACAATTGCTCAGCTTGAGAGTGCATCTGATCGTATTTTCTACATCTATCAG ACGCTATATGATTGTGAAATTGTTCTCACCCAGCATGATGGATCAAGTAGAAAGGATTCAGTGCCCTCAGGAACTGCTGAGTGCATTGAGAAGTTCCAGAATGAGCTTTTGATTTCAATATCTGATGATCTGCATACTCCTGTTGCTCTGGCTGCAATGTCGGACCCCTTGAAAATGATGAATGATCTATTGCATACTCGCAAG GGTAAGAAGCAAGAATTGCGATTGGAGTCACTTGCTGCTTTAGAGAAAACTTTACGGAGTTCTCTGACTGTTCTGGGGATCATGCCAAGTAGTTACTCAGAG GCTTTGCAGCAGCTGAGGGAGAAAGCATTAAAGCGCGCCAAACTGACCGAAGATCAAGTTTTTCATAAAATAGAAGAGAGGGCCTCAGCGAGAAAAAACAAAGAGTATGAGAGATCTGACGCAATACGAAAGGAATTGGCGGCTCTAGGCATTGCTTTGATGGATAGCCCAGAAGGGACAACTTGGAGACCAACTATTCCATTTGCATTTCAGGAAGAGCAGTTTGCCACAACCTGA
- the LOC116006495 gene encoding cysteine--tRNA ligase, chloroplastic/mitochondrial-like isoform X2: MFVVSPHMISATLAMLAFTSASTFSTGRYLKHLGYEVNYVRNFTDVDDKIIARANELGEDPISLSRRYCEEFLLDMAYLHCLPPSVEPRVSDHMPQIINMIQQILDNGCAYRINGDIYFSVDKFPEYGKLSGRKLEDNRAGERVAVDTRKKNPADFALWKSAKDGEPFWESPWGPGRPGWHIECSAMSATYLGYSFDIHGGGMDLIFPHHENEIAQSCAACNKSAISYWMHNGFVNIDSEKMSKSLGNFFTIRQVIDIYHPLALRLFLMGTHYRSPINYTIAQLESASDRIFYIYQTLYDCEIVLTQHDGSSRKDSVPSGTAECIEKFQNELLISISDDLHTPVALAAMSDPLKMMNDLLHTRKGKKQELRLESLAALEKTLRSSLTVLGIMPSSYSEALQQLREKALKRAKLTEDQVFHKIEERASARKNKEYERSDAIRKELAALGIALMDSPEGTTWRPTIPFAFQEEQFATT; the protein is encoded by the exons ATGTTTGTGGTGTCACCGCATATGATCTCAGCCACATTGGCCATGCTCGCGTTTACGTCTGCTTCGACGTTCTCTACAG GCAGGTACCTTAAACATTTGGGATACGAAGTCAATTATGTGCGCAATTTCACTGATGTTGATGACAAG ATTATTGCCAGAGCAAATGAGTTGGGGGAGGATCCAATCAGTTTAAGCAGACGGTATTGTGAAGAATTTCTTCTTGATATGGCATATCTTCATTGTCTTCCCCCTTCAGTTGAGCCTCGTGTCTCAGATCACATGCCCCAAATAATCAATATGATACAGCAG ATTCTTGATAATGGTTGTGCTTACAGAATCAATGGTGACATCTACTTTTCTGTAGATAAATTTCCAGAATATGGAAAATTATCTGGGCGAAAATTGGAAGATAATAGAGCAGGTGAGCGAGTGGCAGTGGATACAAGGAAGAAAAATCCTGCAGATTTTGCTTTGTGGAAA TCTGCAAAGGATGGAGAGCCTTTCTGGGAGAGTCCTTGGGGTCCAGGAAGACCTGGATGGCATATTGAATGCAGTGCTATGAGTGCGACATATTTAGGGTATTCTTTTGACATACATGGTGGTGGGATGGATCTTATATTTCCCCatcatgaaaatgaaattgcaCAGAGTTGTGCTGCATGCAACAAGAGCGCTATTAGTTATTGGATGCATAATGGATTTGTAAACATTGACTCGgagaaaatgtcaaaatcaCTTGGAAACTTTTTCACAATTCGGCAG GTTATTGATATTTATCATCCACTGGCATTAAGGCTTTTTCTAATGGGGACACATTATAGATCTCCAATTAATTACACAATTGCTCAGCTTGAGAGTGCATCTGATCGTATTTTCTACATCTATCAG ACGCTATATGATTGTGAAATTGTTCTCACCCAGCATGATGGATCAAGTAGAAAGGATTCAGTGCCCTCAGGAACTGCTGAGTGCATTGAGAAGTTCCAGAATGAGCTTTTGATTTCAATATCTGATGATCTGCATACTCCTGTTGCTCTGGCTGCAATGTCGGACCCCTTGAAAATGATGAATGATCTATTGCATACTCGCAAG GGTAAGAAGCAAGAATTGCGATTGGAGTCACTTGCTGCTTTAGAGAAAACTTTACGGAGTTCTCTGACTGTTCTGGGGATCATGCCAAGTAGTTACTCAGAG GCTTTGCAGCAGCTGAGGGAGAAAGCATTAAAGCGCGCCAAACTGACCGAAGATCAAGTTTTTCATAAAATAGAAGAGAGGGCCTCAGCGAGAAAAAACAAAGAGTATGAGAGATCTGACGCAATACGAAAGGAATTGGCGGCTCTAGGCATTGCTTTGATGGATAGCCCAGAAGGGACAACTTGGAGACCAACTATTCCATTTGCATTTCAGGAAGAGCAGTTTGCCACAACCTGA